Proteins found in one Amycolatopsis umgeniensis genomic segment:
- a CDS encoding GntR family transcriptional regulator, producing MVTFHLDKGSGVATYVQLVQQVKNALRLGLLEPGDRLPTAKEVVAELAINPNTVLKAYRELEREGLVEGKPGLGTFVQKTLGGASFAEHTRLRKSLGVWVRDARESGLDQEDVEALFTSVMVDGFRGERTA from the coding sequence GTGGTCACCTTCCACCTGGACAAGGGCTCGGGCGTCGCGACGTACGTCCAGCTCGTCCAGCAGGTCAAGAACGCGCTCCGGCTGGGGTTGCTGGAGCCGGGGGACCGGCTGCCGACGGCGAAGGAAGTGGTCGCCGAGCTGGCGATCAACCCCAACACCGTCCTCAAGGCCTACCGCGAGCTGGAGCGGGAAGGGCTCGTCGAGGGGAAGCCGGGTCTCGGCACCTTCGTCCAGAAGACGCTTGGAGGCGCTTCGTTCGCGGAGCACACGCGGTTGCGGAAGAGCCTGGGGGTCTGGGTCCGCGACGCCAGGGAATCAGGGCTGGACCAGGAAGACGTCGAGGCGTTGTTCACCTCGGTGATGGTCGATGGCTTTCGAGGAGAGCGGACCGCATGA
- a CDS encoding NUDIX hydrolase has product MITSPPRIRVAAYIIRPRTRPELLIFEHVGAPEAGRQVPAGGVEAGESLSEAVLREVTEETGLTGVTIVRALTAEDKPHPGTGQPRRTTYFHLAAPIGTADDWIHRVEGTGGDTGMTFDCRFRALPLPRPLADDQDAWLGLIDPALTTGPARRK; this is encoded by the coding sequence GTGATCACCTCTCCGCCGAGGATCCGCGTCGCGGCCTACATCATCCGCCCGCGAACGCGGCCTGAGCTCCTGATCTTCGAGCACGTCGGCGCCCCAGAAGCCGGACGGCAAGTCCCAGCCGGAGGAGTCGAGGCCGGCGAAAGCCTCTCGGAGGCGGTGCTGCGAGAAGTCACGGAGGAAACGGGGCTGACCGGCGTCACGATCGTCCGGGCGTTGACGGCCGAGGACAAACCCCACCCCGGGACCGGACAACCACGCCGCACCACCTACTTCCACCTGGCGGCGCCCATCGGCACGGCCGATGACTGGATACATCGTGTCGAAGGGACCGGCGGCGACACCGGCATGACGTTCGACTGCCGCTTCCGCGCGCTCCCGTTGCCGCGTCCACTGGCCGACGACCAGGACGCCTGGCTCGGCCTGATCGATCCCGCGTTGACCACCGGCCCCGCGCGTCGCAAGTAG